In Elusimicrobiota bacterium, the DNA window AGCCTGCGGAGCGGCCGCGGCGGACGCGGCCCGCCTGATGGCGATGTCAAGTTCCGCCATGTCGCGAGGCCGTACCGCCTCGCGCGATTCGTCGTCAAATTTAAGATTTTCAGGCAGTTTAGGCGCTTTTTTCAGCCCCACCTCTTCCAGCTCAATTTTTGGAGCGAGCGCCGCCTGTCCGCGTTCCGGCGCCATGACAAGCGCGGCGTCCTTAATAGCGGAAGCGGCCCGCCTGGAACCAGCCATGTCCAGCTTTTCTTCCACTTTCAGCTTGCCCTCCCGTTCCGAAAGTTTTTGCGGAAGCTCAAAAATCCTGCGGCGGCTTTCCGGCGTTTTTATATCCAGGGCGGGCATTTCCGGCGCGGCCGGCCGGGTAATTTGCGGCAGGGCGAGTTTGAGGAATTTAAAAATTTTGTTCCGCGCCGGGCCCGCCTGCGCGCGGGCGGCTTTTTCCTGCATTATAAGGTCGACATTGCCGATTACTATCTTCCTGGTTTCAGGGCGCAAAAGGATGAATTTCAGGCACAAAAAAAACAGAAGCCCGTGGAAAGCCACGGAGCCGGCCAGGGAAAACCAGACCAATTTATCAGACTGCGGGTGCATAATTTATTTTACTGCTTGGCGGCTAGGCGGCGAGGCAGCTTGGCAGCCATAAGATCTGTAAACCTTAAAAAACTGTCCAGCTTTCCAGCTGCCTCGCCGCCCGGCCGATTTTTAAATCCTCATTAACGGAATTCACTATTTACCCTTCTTCAGCTGCTCGGTGGCGATGGTAATGTTTACGGCGCCGGCGGCTTTGGCTTTAGCCATCACATCGGTAAGAATGCCGAAGCCGGCATTCTTATCGGCCTTTATAACCACAACCTTAAGGTCGCTGGCGCCAAGCGCCTTATCGATCCCCTTAAAAAGCTCTTCTTTCGTTTTAAAAACCACTTCATTTACGGAATACTTTTCACCGTCGGAGATGGAAATTATTATTTTCTCCTTTTCCTCCCCTTCCTGCGTGCGGGCGGCGGGCAAATTAACCTTGAACGCCGGTTCGGAGAGAAGCGGAGCCGTAACCATAAAAATAATAACCAGCACCAGGCAGACATCCACCAGGGGAGTGATATTGATGCCGCTCGTTATCTCAGTGTTGTCATCAGTTTTGAAAGACATATATCCTTGCCAGGCCGCTAGGCGGCTGGGCAGCTGGGCGGCTTTTTAAGGTTTGCAGACCTTCTGGCTGCCTAGCCGTCCAGCTGTCCAGCGGGCGCAGCGCCCTCAGTTCCTCATCAGCGCCATTTTGACGGCTCCAGCCTGTCTGGCCTCGTCGAGAAGCCCGACCACTTCCCCGACCTTATTGGCTTCGTCGGCTTTAACGATAACAAACTTGTCTTTGCTGGCGGACAGGGCGTTTAAAATCACTCCGCCGAAGTGCTCGGCGTCGGTTTGCGCGCCGTTAACGCTCAAAACGCCATCTTTT includes these proteins:
- a CDS encoding TonB family protein; the encoded protein is MHPQSDKLVWFSLAGSVAFHGLLFFLCLKFILLRPETRKIVIGNVDLIMQEKAARAQAGPARNKIFKFLKLALPQITRPAAPEMPALDIKTPESRRRIFELPQKLSEREGKLKVEEKLDMAGSRRAASAIKDAALVMAPERGQAALAPKIELEEVGLKKAPKLPENLKFDDESREAVRPRDMAELDIAIRRAASAAAAPQALSGRAGSIIAPHEAARAIPAAPERLPEARQAKEAAINPRRAQPVISASALLDRAGGLKTADEGKKKIKITGPLSKRKILRYYAPPFPAWARERGLLEAVVALKFYVDNLGRVLDTVTVESSSGYGALDRLAVEAIKQWAFEPLDGPASNQWGVITFRFVN
- a CDS encoding biopolymer transporter ExbD; translation: MSFKTDDNTEITSGINITPLVDVCLVLVIIFMVTAPLLSEPAFKVNLPAARTQEGEEKEKIIISISDGEKYSVNEVVFKTKEELFKGIDKALGASDLKVVVIKADKNAGFGILTDVMAKAKAAGAVNITIATEQLKKGK